The DNA window GCAGCAATTTCATGGTGGTATCCGCATGGAAAGGAATAGTTGCCCTGCCGAAGTGACGTACGAGCGTAGAGAAAAGTTCCCGCGAGAACTCGCAACGGGCGGATTCCAGTCGCCTGCTCCCCCCAAAAAAAACAGGACGGCCGAAGAAGGTCGTCCTGCGGGGAGGAATCGCCAAGGAGTTACGCCCTGAAACGCAGGCCGGTTACTTCGGCTTGCGCCAGAGCGGGCGACTGTGGGCTTTCAGATCGGCGTCGTAGGCGGCCGCCAGCTTCGTCAGTTCGGCGACGACCTGGGGGTTCTCGGCGGCGACATTGGTCGACTCGCTGATATCGGCTTCCAGGTTGTACAGCTCGGGGGTTTTGTCCGACGGGCGCAGCTTCCATTCCCCCCGGCGGACCGCTTCGACGCGGCCGTTTCGGTAGTAGTAATACCCCGTTTCACGATGCGGCGAAGGGGATTTGGGGTCGTGCAGCAGGGCGGTAATATCCAGGCCGTCGATGGCGTGGCCCGGTAGTTTGGCGCCCGAGGCGGCGGCGATGGTCGGCAGCAGATCGATCGTGCCAGCCACTTCGTGGCAGACAGCGCCGGCGGGAACCTGGGCGGGCCAGCGGATGATTCCGGGCACGCGCATGCCGCCTTCGTAGGTGGTCGCTTTGCCGGCCCGCAGCGGCAGGGCGCTGCCGCCATGATGCTTCTTGCTGAGCCAGGGGCCGTTGTCCGAGGTGTAAATGACCAGCGTGTTGTCGGCGATGCCCAGTTCTTCGAGCGTCGCCAGGATTTTGCCAACCGAGCTATCGATATGCTCGATCGTCAATTTGTAGGCCTGGTGCGGATCGGCGTTGTAGCGTTCGTCGTTGACGAACAGCGGCACGTGCGGCATCGCGTGGCAAAAGTGCAGGAAGAACGGGCCTTCTCTGTTCGCCCTGATGAACTTTAGCGCCTCTTCGGTATAGCGATCGGTGAGGGTCGTCTGGTTGACGGGCGACTCCACCTCTTTTTTATCCTGGTACAGGGAGTTGTTGTAGATGTCCCATTTTTTCTCGATCCAGATCTTGTCCAGATCGTCAGCGTCGTTCCCCCAGCCTTTACTGCGGGCCATGTCGTTGCTGTAGGGCAATCCCAGATAGTGGTCGAAGCCCTGGGCGGTGGGGAGCGTTTCCGGCTGATCGCCCAGGTGCCACTTGCCGATCATTTGCGTGGCGTAGCCGACCGTTTTGAGCATGTCAGCGATGGTGACCTCGTCGGGGTGCAGGCCGGTTTGGGAATGCGGACCCAGCACGCCCGGCATGTTCAGCCGCGGCTGGTAACAGCCCGTCATCAGCGAGGCGCGCGAGGCCGAGCAAACGCAGTAGGCCGAATAGAAACTGGTGAACCGCATCCCCTCGCCGGCGAGACCATCGATATGGGGCGTTTTGATGTGGGGCGAACCATAGCAGCCCAGATCCTGGTAGCCCTGGTCGTCGGCGAAAATGATCACGACGTTCGGTTTTTCCGCCGCCACAGCAACGGCGGCCGTCAGCACGGCCAGCAGGGCGCAAAGCGGCGCCAGGAATCGCAGATACATCATCGGGGGTCTCTTGTCAGGAGGAGGAAATCCAGGCAGCTCGCCTTGCCAAAGAACAGGCAAGGAACGGGCGGAAACGAGAGTTCCGCGGCTGTTATGATAACCCAAGCCGTCCCGTGGGGCGAATTCGCCGGACCGAGAAGTCGCCAAGAGTGGCCCAGACTGCGGGTCGAGAGTCGACCCGCGGCGGCGCGATCCGATTGTCGCGCCGCAGAGTATGACGTTGTCGCTGCTAGGGGCGACTAGGTTTCCTTCGTTTTGCCGTCCACGCTGGACGCCGCTTTGGCCGGGGTTTCCCCGTTCGCCGCGGTCGGGCTGACGACATCGTCTTCGGTGAAGCGAATGAGCGCTTCGGGCAGTTCCACGCCGCCGATATCTTTCATCACTTGCATCATCGGGGGCAGGGTTTTGGCCATGCCGCTGATGAAGTCGGCCGTGTTGGTGCGGCCGTCTTTGCCGCCGTTTTCCCAGACCACGATCTTGTCGAACTTGATATTCGAGATCGCCTTGGCCGAGGCGTCCGCCAGATTGTCGATGTGCTCCAGCATGAGCATCTGGAACGCTTCCTTGGAGCCGCCGCAAGCATTAACAATCTGCTGCAGACCCAGCCCCTTTTTCGCGAGGATTTCGTACTGGCCGCGGGCCTCTGCGTCGAGCCTGGCAAAAATAGCGTCGGCTTCCGCCTGGGCGCCGATGCGGACCCGTTCGGCCTCGGCCTGGGCGTCGACGATCATTTTGGCCTTCTGGGCCTTGGCGGTCGCTTCCAGCTGGGCTCGCTGTTCGGCTTCGATTCGTTCCGCCTGGGCAATGGCCGCTTTGGCCATGGCGCGGTTCTGGACTTCGAGCACGGCGGCTTCTGCTTCCTTCTTGCGTCCTTCCCCAAGCTGGAAAGCTTCCGCCCTTTTAACGGCCAGTTCTGCTTGCGACGCGACGATCTTCGCCTGGGATTCGTTTTCCCCTTCGATGGCCACGGCGTCGGCTTCGGCCACGCGGATACGCATTTCTCGTTCTGCGTCTTTGACCGAAGATTCACGGGCAAAGTTCGCCGACTGTTCGCCGACGACCTGCTCTTTATCGAGTTCGGCAATACGCACGGCCCGGTCGCGCTGGGCTTCTCGCGTGCCGATCGACTGGTCGCGCTGGGCGTTGGCGACGTGAATCGACTTGTCGCGTTCGGCTCCGGCGACGCGGGTTTCGCCCATCCGCTCGTTGTCGGCCACATCGCCGCGAGCGTTCTGGATTGCTTCCGAGGCGGCCTTCTGGCCGATGGCGTCGATATACCCGGATTCGTCGGTGATATCGGTAATATTGACGTTGATCAGCTCCAGGCCGATCTTGCTCAATTCGGGCTCGAGCGACGCCTGAATGTGGTGCAGGAACGTGTCGCGGTCGCGGTTGATCTGCTCGATCCCCATCGAGGCGATGACCTGTCGCAGCTGGCCGAAGATGATTTCTTCCGCCTGTTTGCGGATCTCGGAGACCGTCAACCCAAGCAGGCGGATGGCGGCATTCTGCATCACTTCCGGCTTGGTGTCGATCGCTACGGTGAATACGCTGGGGACGTTCACGCGGATATTCTCCGACGACAACGCCCCGCGCAGCGGTACTTCGATCTGGATCGGCTCCAGACTCAGATAGGCGTAATCCTGGATCAGCGGAACCACAAACGAGGCGCCGCCGTGGATCGTCCGCGAGGCTTTCCCCTTGCCGGTCCGTCCATAAATCACGAGCACGCGGTTGCTGGGGCAGCGTTTATAAAAACGCGCAATCAGCATTACAATCAGGGTCAGCACCGTCACCACGGCGATCGCGCCGGCTCCGGCCCACATCACCAGCGGGTCGTCGAGGGAAAGACCCAGTACAAGCGAGGTATTCATTCCAATGGTCTCCAGCAACAGGGGATACGATCAGGGTGTCGATGACGATCGGTCAGGGACCGACATAGCGGAGCTCTCGACCAGCGGTTTGACTTCCAGTAGCGTCTGGTTCAGGACGCCCGTTACGACAACTTTAGCTCCCGTAATCAGGTTCTGTCCGGTCGAAGCCACCGCGGGGAAAACTAGCAGGCGATCCTGGACTTTGACCTGGACCTTTCCCTGCGCGGATTTGCCGGCAGGGATGGATATATAAACCGTAGCGGTTTGACCGATGGCATTGGCCAGATCCAGATTGCCGGATTGCGCCAGGCGGTACACACCGCGGAGCAGATAGTACACGCCATACAAAGCCGCCAGGCCGGCCCCCGCCGCCGTCGCCAGCTGGGCCGTCGGCGGTAAATGGGCCGAAACGGCCGTCATGCCGCCGATGCCAAAAAATGTCACTGCCGCCGTCAACGTGCGAAACGACAAAACGCCAATGATCGAGGTCGCCCCATGCGAGTCGGTCACATCCGGCCCGTGATGGAAGGCGTCCGTTTCCAGCGATGTATCGAACCCGTCTGGCGTATCATCGCCGATCGAAAACTCGCTGCCCGCCAGCCCGACGAACGACATCACCAGCTGGAACGCGAGGAGCATGCCGCCAAACATGGCGCAGACCAGAAATACTGAGGTCATAAGATTCTCCTCCAAGGGTATTCGCAAAACGCGACCAAAACGGACAAAAATTCCGGCCGTTTTCCGCCAGCACGCTGCTACTGTCCCTGTTCCTGGCTCGCCAGCCTGCCGGCGCCAGACTAACGAACGTTCATCACAGGGGGTTCTCGCCCAGGGAAGCCGGGCGCATGTTGTGACCGCTCTTTATTCGCTGCGCAACGTCAAACCTTGGGAACAATCGCCCGCGATTGGCCGCATTGCCCCCCGCCTCCGCTTCGTCCGGACAACCGACATCGCAGATGGAAACGGACTTGTGGCCAGGTCCACTACGACACACCCTGATTTTTGGCGGTGAGGCGCCTCGTCCCTGAAATCTGGATCTGACAAAGTGCTATTTGCTGCTCGCCGGCGCCGGGAATTTGCGGATCGGGCTGTAGCGAGGATACGTTTCAAAAATCTCCCCGCCGTCGAGAATGCGGGGATCTTTCGTTTGGCGCAGGTAGTTGTTCAGCTGCTCCTTCAGTTTTCCCTCGACCATCGCCAGCGCCATGGTTCCGGCCAGGTTTTTCCGACAGCCGGGATCCTGGCGAATATCGAACAGCTCGTACTCGGGCCGTTTATCGACCGCGTTATGAAAGTACGGCGCAATCTGCGGGTCGTCCCGTCGCTGCACCAGCAGCGAAAGCGTCGGACAGGCATCGATATCGTGGTAGCCGCTATGGGGCGAATTGAGCGTGCCGTCGGCGTTCAGCCGCTGCGGGGCGCCGGCCGGCCAGCGGTCGGGGCGGAAGTTCCGGATCAACAGATAGTCGTGGGTCCGCAGGGCGCGTTGCGGATACGCCAGGTTGTCGTAGCGACTGGAAGAATGACGCTCCCGCGCGCTGAAGATCTGGTCGCGGTTCCCTTCGACCTGTTCCTGCTTGCCGCTGCGAAGCAGCTTGAACAGGCTGCTGCCGGTCATGGCCTCGGGCACGTCCAGGCCGGCGATTTCCAGGAAGGTGGGAGCCAGGTCGACAAAGCCGACCAGGTCGTCGACCACGCGGTTCCCCGGCGATTCGGCCGGCCAGCGGATGGCCAGCGGCACATGAATGCCGTACTCATAGCAGTTGGCTTTGGCGGCGGGAAAGGCCATGCCGTTGTCGCTGGTGACGACGACCAGCGTCTGGTCCAGTTCGCCGGCCTCTTCCAGCATTTTCAGCATACGGCCCAGATGCTCGTCGAAGTGTTCAATCTCTACGCAGTAGTCGAGCAGATCGCTGCGGACCTCAGGCGTGTCGGGCAGAAAGCCAGGCAGATCGGCGTCGGCCAGCTTCTTCCCCCGTTTGAGACCAATGCCGGCCTCGAACGCGCGGTGCGGTTCGGTCGCTCCGTACCAGAAGCAGAACGGCTTGCCGGCGGGACGCGCTTTCAGGAACGCGGCGAAGTTCCCGGCGTAGTCGTTCTTGTTGACGCTTTGGGGCAAATCTTCGGTTGACTTCACCGAGGAGTACGATTCGCCAGCCGGATTCTGCTGGCGGCCGCTGATCTTCCAGTTGCCCGGTCCCCAGCCTTTCCCTGTATAGCCGACAAAGTAGCCGGCCTGTTCCAGCAGTTCGGGATACACCGCGTACGAGGCGGGAAAGGAACTCGCGTGCGTCCCCGCATGCTCAATCTGCCACGGGTATCGACCGGTCAACAGCGATGCACGCGAGGGGCTGCAGCCTGGCGAGCCGCAAATGGCCCCGGTGAACAGCACTCCCTCCCGCGCGACCCGATCAAAGGCGGGCGTTTGGATGGCAGGGTAACCGGCGATCGACGTATGGGCGAACGACTGGTCGTCGGAAATCGCCAGCAGGATATTCGGCCGCGGACTGGCGCCAGCGGCAACGCTCGCCAGGAAACAGAACAACAGATGCAAACAGACACAAAGAGGCAATCGCATAGCAAAGCGGCTTTTGGAAAAGAACACAGGGATAAGAATCAGACAACAGCAGGCAGTCGCCGCCCTTTATCTTACCCCCGGGAACGGCCGGCGGGGAAATCGATATGGCCGAAAAAAACGGACGCTTCTCTCCCGTTCGCCAGGCGATGACGACTTTGCAATCGCCCTGCCACGCGACATAATGCGGCCAATCAGGAAAGGACGTTATGACTGTTTATGGAATTCTTCCCGCTCGTTTAGCTTCCACCCGACTGCCGCGTAAACTTTTGCTTGCCGAAACGGGCCGTTCCGTGCTGCAGCATACCTGGGAGGCGGCCTGCCGGGCGACTTCGCTGGCGGGCGTGATTATCGCCGCCGATAGCCCGGAGATTGTCGCCGCCGCGCAAGCATTTGGCGCCGATTGCGAGCTGACAGGCGATCATCCCAGCGGCACGGATCGGGTGGCCGAGGTGGCCGCCCGCCGCTGCCCCGATGCGGAGGCGATCGTCAACATCCAGGGAGACGAACCGGAGCTGGCGCCGGAGAACATCGATCGGCTGGTCGCCGCCTTGCTGGAGCGGGACGATTCCCAGATGGCGACGCTGGCCTGCCCGATCGCCGATGCGGCCATGCTCGCGTCGCGGTCGACCGTCAAGATCGCCCTGGCCGGTGATGGCAGGGCGCTCTACTTCAGCCGGGCCCCCATTCCGTGCGTCCGCGACGCCGACTTTGACACGCTGCCTGTCGACGAACGTCCCTGGCTGCTGCACATCGGCTTGTATGCGTACCGCCCCGACTTTTTGCGGCGACTGGCCTCCCATCCCCCGACCCGGCTGGAGCAATGGGAGAAGCTCGAGCAGCTCCGCGCCCTGGAAATGGGCGCACGGCTGCAGGTGGCCGTCGTCGAGCATCACGCCCCCGGCATCGACACGCCGGAAGAGTACGCCGCCTTTGTGCAGCGCTACCGCTCGCATGCGACGAGCTGATGGGATCGCGGGTTTGGGACGGGCCGCGCAGCCAGCGGCTGCTGACGGCGGTGGCAGTCTCTTGAAGAGCATGCGATCGTAGACGACGTAATCGACCCCGGGGGGGACGTCGTCTTTTCTGCAAGGCCGTCTGACGGAGACCGTCACGGTTCTCCCTTCTTTTTACGGGCCTGCTGGTCCGTTGCCGGCGTTTTGTCTCGCTGCGGCTGATAACCGTGGCCTGGGCGCCAAAACGGCCGAGGGGAAACATTCGCTCCCCTTCGCTGCCGAGCGGTTGAGATATTTCCTCCACTTTCGAGGCGCTCACACGTCTGTCTGGCATCGACGGGACCTGAGGTGTCCGCCGGGGACGTTATCACCTTCCCAGTCGTTACGGCTTCCCAACCGACCGATGCCGAGGCGCTACCCCGTCATGGGGACGTCGGCTGCGAATCGTCCTCTTTTAGAAGTCTGCCTGGCTGGATGCTGCCGGAGGGCTGCGGAAAAGCGAGGAGTTAAATTCAAGTTTTCCCTGCTAGCAGCCGATGCTAGCAGCATGTTACTATACATTTGATCCCCATATCGACTGGCGTTGTAGCGGCCCGGTTTCCGGCGGCGACGGCGGCTTTCGCAGGCAAGGTTTTTTTATGCAAACGCAACTTTCCAGGGTCGGAAATGCTTTGAATTACGTGACGGCGCCTTCCGTCACGCCGGACGATCGGGCTGCGCGCATTGCCCAGCTGAAGAACCGCATTGAGCAGTTAGAGGGCCCCAAACGCCCGCTGGCCGAAGTCCGGCCCAGCGGGACGCCGCTGGATCGCCTGTTGCCGCATGGCGGGTTTGCTCCCGGCGTGCTGGTGGAATGGCTGGCCGAGGGGGAAGGCTCCGGGGCGGGCGTGCTTTCCTTGCTGGCGGCCAGGGGGGTGATGCAAGGGCTGGCGGAAACGGCTGCGGCGCCAGGGGCGCTGGTCGTGGTGGATCGGGAACGCTGGTTCTATCCGCCGGCGGCGGCCGCCCTGGGGATCGACCTGGAGAACACCATCGCGGTGCGGCCGAGTACGGAACAGGAAGAGATCTGGGCCGTGCAGCAGGCGCTCCGCTGTCCCGGTGCGGCGGTTGTCTGGGCGGCGCTGGGACCGCTGGATGATCGTGCGTTCCGGCGGCTGCAGCTGGCGGCGGAAGAAGGCGGGGCGATCGGCTTTCTGCTGCGCTCTTCGCGCTGGCGACGGCGTCCTTCCTGGGCCGAAGTCCAGTTCCTGGCGACGCCTTTAACGTGCCGGCACGGGCATCGTTTGCGGGTGCATCTGAGTCGCTGCCGGGGAGCCCAGGCAGGCCGTTTTTTAGAGATGGAAATCAACGAAGCTACCGGCGCCTTGCGAGAATGCCGTCATGAAGCCGAAGCTCCGAGTGCTCGCCCTGTGGCTGCCCGACTGGCCCATTCAGCAACGGGTCGTCGCTCGGCCCGAGCTTAAATTCCAGCCGCTGCTCCTTTACCAGAAGAGCAGTCGAGGTCAATCGCTGGCCGCCTGTTCGCCGGCCGCCCGACGCCAGGGCGCCGCCGTCGGCATGCCCCTTTCCGAAGCGACCGCCTTGCTGCAGAAGCAGGAAGAGAAGCCCGGAAAGAAGCAGCCAGAGCAGACGCCGTCAAAGCAGACGCCGTCAACAAATGGCAGCGACGCTTTGCCGGGCGAACCGGCGGCCGGCTTTCATCTGGAGCCGCACAACCCGGCGGCCGATGCGGCGGCCCTGTTACGACTGGCCGAACGCTGCGAACGCTTCAGCCCGGTGGTCGGCGTGGAGCGGGTCGATCCGGCGGGCGACACGCTGCTGCTGGATGTTTCCGGACTGGGGCGGATCTTTGGCGGCGAGGCCGAACTGGTCGCGCTTGTGGAGCGTACGTTACGCGACTGGGGCTATACGCCGCGACTGGCGGTGGCCGACACCCCGGGAGCCGCCTGGGCGGTCGCTCATTTTGGACGCCAGCCGCACACGGTCGTCCCGGCCGCCGGAACGGCGGCGGCGCTGGCCCCTTTGTCGCCGGCGGCGCTGCGGTTGCCGGAAACGGCGACGGCCATGTTACGGCGCCTGGGGATGGAGCGGATCGAACAGGTGCTGGCTTTGCCGCGGGTGTCGCTGGCGACGCGGTTCACCGGCGACGCGCCGTTGCTGCTGCGACTGGACCAGGCGCTGGGAGCGGCGGCGGAGATGATCGTGCCGCATCATGCGGCCGAACCGGCGGCCGTGACATGGGACTTTGAATACGCCAGCACCAACCGCCGGGCAATCGCCGCGGTGTTTGAAAAGCTCCTGCAGCGTTTGACCGGGCCG is part of the Lignipirellula cremea genome and encodes:
- a CDS encoding sulfatase family protein, with protein sequence MMYLRFLAPLCALLAVLTAAVAVAAEKPNVVIIFADDQGYQDLGCYGSPHIKTPHIDGLAGEGMRFTSFYSAYCVCSASRASLMTGCYQPRLNMPGVLGPHSQTGLHPDEVTIADMLKTVGYATQMIGKWHLGDQPETLPTAQGFDHYLGLPYSNDMARSKGWGNDADDLDKIWIEKKWDIYNNSLYQDKKEVESPVNQTTLTDRYTEEALKFIRANREGPFFLHFCHAMPHVPLFVNDERYNADPHQAYKLTIEHIDSSVGKILATLEELGIADNTLVIYTSDNGPWLSKKHHGGSALPLRAGKATTYEGGMRVPGIIRWPAQVPAGAVCHEVAGTIDLLPTIAAASGAKLPGHAIDGLDITALLHDPKSPSPHRETGYYYYRNGRVEAVRRGEWKLRPSDKTPELYNLEADISESTNVAAENPQVVAELTKLAAAYDADLKAHSRPLWRKPK
- a CDS encoding flotillin family protein is translated as MNTSLVLGLSLDDPLVMWAGAGAIAVVTVLTLIVMLIARFYKRCPSNRVLVIYGRTGKGKASRTIHGGASFVVPLIQDYAYLSLEPIQIEVPLRGALSSENIRVNVPSVFTVAIDTKPEVMQNAAIRLLGLTVSEIRKQAEEIIFGQLRQVIASMGIEQINRDRDTFLHHIQASLEPELSKIGLELINVNITDITDESGYIDAIGQKAASEAIQNARGDVADNERMGETRVAGAERDKSIHVANAQRDQSIGTREAQRDRAVRIAELDKEQVVGEQSANFARESSVKDAEREMRIRVAEADAVAIEGENESQAKIVASQAELAVKRAEAFQLGEGRKKEAEAAVLEVQNRAMAKAAIAQAERIEAEQRAQLEATAKAQKAKMIVDAQAEAERVRIGAQAEADAIFARLDAEARGQYEILAKKGLGLQQIVNACGGSKEAFQMLMLEHIDNLADASAKAISNIKFDKIVVWENGGKDGRTNTADFISGMAKTLPPMMQVMKDIGGVELPEALIRFTEDDVVSPTAANGETPAKAASSVDGKTKET
- a CDS encoding sulfatase family protein; translation: MRLPLCVCLHLLFCFLASVAAGASPRPNILLAISDDQSFAHTSIAGYPAIQTPAFDRVAREGVLFTGAICGSPGCSPSRASLLTGRYPWQIEHAGTHASSFPASYAVYPELLEQAGYFVGYTGKGWGPGNWKISGRQQNPAGESYSSVKSTEDLPQSVNKNDYAGNFAAFLKARPAGKPFCFWYGATEPHRAFEAGIGLKRGKKLADADLPGFLPDTPEVRSDLLDYCVEIEHFDEHLGRMLKMLEEAGELDQTLVVVTSDNGMAFPAAKANCYEYGIHVPLAIRWPAESPGNRVVDDLVGFVDLAPTFLEIAGLDVPEAMTGSSLFKLLRSGKQEQVEGNRDQIFSARERHSSSRYDNLAYPQRALRTHDYLLIRNFRPDRWPAGAPQRLNADGTLNSPHSGYHDIDACPTLSLLVQRRDDPQIAPYFHNAVDKRPEYELFDIRQDPGCRKNLAGTMALAMVEGKLKEQLNNYLRQTKDPRILDGGEIFETYPRYSPIRKFPAPASSK
- the kdsB gene encoding 3-deoxy-manno-octulosonate cytidylyltransferase, coding for MTVYGILPARLASTRLPRKLLLAETGRSVLQHTWEAACRATSLAGVIIAADSPEIVAAAQAFGADCELTGDHPSGTDRVAEVAARRCPDAEAIVNIQGDEPELAPENIDRLVAALLERDDSQMATLACPIADAAMLASRSTVKIALAGDGRALYFSRAPIPCVRDADFDTLPVDERPWLLHIGLYAYRPDFLRRLASHPPTRLEQWEKLEQLRALEMGARLQVAVVEHHAPGIDTPEEYAAFVQRYRSHATS
- a CDS encoding ImuA family protein, whose product is MNYVTAPSVTPDDRAARIAQLKNRIEQLEGPKRPLAEVRPSGTPLDRLLPHGGFAPGVLVEWLAEGEGSGAGVLSLLAARGVMQGLAETAAAPGALVVVDRERWFYPPAAAALGIDLENTIAVRPSTEQEEIWAVQQALRCPGAAVVWAALGPLDDRAFRRLQLAAEEGGAIGFLLRSSRWRRRPSWAEVQFLATPLTCRHGHRLRVHLSRCRGAQAGRFLEMEINEATGALRECRHEAEAPSARPVAARLAHSATGRRSARA
- a CDS encoding Y-family DNA polymerase; its protein translation is MKPKLRVLALWLPDWPIQQRVVARPELKFQPLLLYQKSSRGQSLAACSPAARRQGAAVGMPLSEATALLQKQEEKPGKKQPEQTPSKQTPSTNGSDALPGEPAAGFHLEPHNPAADAAALLRLAERCERFSPVVGVERVDPAGDTLLLDVSGLGRIFGGEAELVALVERTLRDWGYTPRLAVADTPGAAWAVAHFGRQPHTVVPAAGTAAALAPLSPAALRLPETATAMLRRLGMERIEQVLALPRVSLATRFTGDAPLLLRLDQALGAAAEMIVPHHAAEPAAVTWDFEYASTNRRAIAAVFEKLLQRLTGPLALRQEGVVCLRCRLTCEEQPPLCFDLGLYQPSASAPHLLDLLQPKLERLRLPAPVEAIAIEAAAIAPLEIRQRELFADDYQSRRRLALLIERLSSRLGREAVGRLECVSDAQPEEAYRFVPLTGTAAEKTTGAKKTSASGPSHGPAPAADGPIVRLPPLARPLRLLDPPAAIRVTALANGPPVRFDYQGRQYRAADSLGPERIETGWWRGPSVRRDYYWVTCETGQRFWLFRRLTDGCWFLHGEFA